The following proteins are co-located in the Paralichthys olivaceus isolate ysfri-2021 chromosome 2, ASM2471397v2, whole genome shotgun sequence genome:
- the si:ch211-286o17.1 gene encoding hematopoietic progenitor cell antigen CD34 — protein MATSSAKRNGEPRKMLAFAVLLIASLLNAGVMAQEEGIVMATAPSVESHVRGDMIPKVTSEPEDPQDQILVFPTVGPLQPTEKTTAATEEAGNVENSSPAAPEEAADEGTQTTAEAHTDKPKVMEAETPAPMPSRGDGPRNIPQPGPNDDVVCVTKEVVQDKNAVSLKLKASSNCKDTKQKIESVVQELCGEDCKLELYQEDNSDEILVSGKYVEADITGMANKFNNDNIKDKVDVEEAVPRWGKNSKLVLVSLLLTGLLLAALLVAGYYFKTHRKNSKGVRLAESFQVDEENQANTLVSVAPLPQEPLDKPTPNGESPPENGTNQTPTTNGHSQTPVADTEM, from the exons CAGGAGTCATGGCACAGGAAGAGGGaattgtcatggcaacagccCCATCTGTCGAGTCACATGTACGAGGAGATATGATTCCAAAAGTAACTTCTG AGCCGGAGGATCCACAGGACCAAATCTTGGTTTTCCCTACTGTGGGACCTCTACAGCCGACTGAAAAGACCACAGCAGCTACAGAAGAGGCAGGAAACGTTGAGAACAGCAGCCCTGCGGCTCCAGAGGAGGCAGCTGATGAGGGAACTCAGACCACTGCGGAGGCACATACCGACAAACCTAAAGTCATGGAAGCAGAAACCCCAGCACCCATGCCATCTAGAGGTGACGGCCCCAGAAACATTCCACAG ccgGGGCCAAATGatgatgttgtgtgtgtcaCCAAAGAGGTGGTGCAGGACAAAAATGCTGTCAGTCTGAAACTCAAGGCCTCATCCAACTGT AAAGACACCAAGCAGAAGATTGAAAGTGTTGTGCAGGAGCTGTGTGGAGAAGACTGTAAACTGGAGCTCTACCAGGAGGACAACTCGGATGAAATCCTTGTGTCTGGAAAATATGTCGAAG CCGACATCACAGGCATGGCCAACAAGTTCAACAATGACAACATCAAAGATAAG gttGATGTGGAGGAAGCTGTTCCTCGCTGGGGGAAGAACTCGAAGTTGGTCCTGGTTTCCTTGCTGCTGACTGGCCTGTTGCTCGCTGCTCTGCTTGTGGCTGGTTATTACTTCAAGACCCACCGCAAGAACTCTAAAGGAGTCAGACTG GCCGAGTCTTTCCAGGTGGATGAGGAGAACCAGGCTAACACCCTGGTGTCCGTAGCCCCGCTGCCCCAGGAACCCCTCGACAAGCCCACACCCAACGGAGAGTCGCCACCTGAAAATGGGACCAATCAGACCCCCACCACTAATGGACACTCCCAGACCCCAGTGGCAGATACAGAGATGTGA